ACGCGCATCTTCTTTGAGAGGGCGCGGATGCGCGCGGCGGTTTCGATGCCGTCGAGGTCCGGCATCTTCCAGTCGATGAGGGCCAGGTCGAAGAAGCCCGGAGGGTTCCCCTCTATAAGGGAAAGCGCCTCCGCTCCCGAGCGCGCGGTCGTAACGGTGAACCCGAAAAATGTGAGGCTTTCGTCGAGTATCTCGAGCGAAGTGTCACTGTCGTCGACCACAAGGAGGCGAAGCTTTCCGAATTCCGCCGTGCGCCGCAGCGCCGGCTCGCCGGGCTTCCGCATCTCGAGCGGGACGGTAAAATAAAAGCGCGATCCGCTCCCCGGAACGCTTGTAAAGCCTATCTCTCCGCCCATGAGCTCCACGAGCCTTTTGGAAATGGAAAGCCCAAGGCCCGTGCCTCCGTAGCGGCGGGTGATGGCGGTGTCCGCCTGCGTGAATGACTGGAATATCTTTGCCTGATCCTCCACGGGTATGCCGATGCCCGTGTCGCGCACCGTGAACCTGACGGAGATCCGGCGGTCGGCACCGTCACCGGGGCGCACCGGCGCCTCGACGCGCAGCACCACCTCGCCGTGGTGAGTGAACTTGACGGCGTTGCTGAGCAGGTTGAAGAGCACCTGCTGCAGTCGCAGCGGGTCGCCGCGGAGAGCGAGCGGCATGCCCGCAGTTATATGCAGAAAAATCTCGAGTCCCTTTTCTTCGGCGGGGCGGCCGAGCACGGCGAGAAGGTTTTTCAAAATATCGTCGAGCGAGAAGTCGACCTCTTCCAGTTCGATGCGCCCGGCCTCGATCTTCGAGAAATCAAGCAGGTCGTTGATTATACCTGAAAGCATCTTCGCCGAAGCGCCGATCTTGTCGAGGTAATCGCGCTGCCTGTCGGTAAGGCCGGTCTTGAGGGCCAGGTGGGCAAGGCCGATTATGCCGTTAAGCGGGGTGCGGATCTCGTGGCTCATATTGGCGAGGAATTCGCTCTTAACGCGGCTTGCCTCTTCGGCGGCCTCCTTGGCCGCGCGCAGGGCGTCCTCCACCGCGACGCGGTCGGTGATGTCGGAGATCAGGCCGATGATCGCCTCCGTGCCGCCGTCGGTGTTGCGTATGGGCGTCACCGAGAGGCTGATCCAGATGATGGTGCCGTCGCGCCGTATGTAGCGCTTATCCATCTGGTACGCGTCAACCTCGCCGCTCTGCAGGGCCCGCAGTTTTTCGCCGCTGGCGCGCATGTCGTCGGGATGCGTTACCTCGGTGACGTACATTCCCTCGAGTTCGTCCACGGTGTAGCCCAGCATGTCGGCCAGGGCCTTGTTGACCTTGAGGAACCTGCCGTCGGCGTTGACGAGGTCCATGCCGGCGCCGGCGTTGTCGAAGATTGCCGAAAGACGCTTTTCTCGCTCGGTGAGCGCGGTTTCCGCGCTCTTTCTTTCGGTGATGTCGATGATGACTCCACGGGTTCCGCGAAGGAAGTCGTCGGGATCGATGGAGCAGGCGTTGACGATGACGGGGAAGGTCGTGCCGTCGGCGCGCATGGCTTCGAGTTCCAGGTTCAGGGCGATTCCGCGCGTCGCCAGCATTCTCCTGATTAAAGGCCACTTCTCCCGTGCCGCCGGTGAAAGAATGTCGACCGTTCGAAAATCCCCGGGGAGAATGTTCTTCGATGAAAAGCCGAACATGTCCATGGCGGCCCTGTTGACATAGGTGATTCGCGCCTCGGAATCGGACTCGTATATGCCTATTGGAAGAAGGTCCACCAGGTCGCGGAAACGCTCCTCGCTCGCGCGCAGGGCTTCTTCGGCGCGCCGGCGCGAGGTCACGTCGCGCAGCACCAGCATTCGCCCGGGAGGGGCGCCGGGCCGTGCCGGGAGTGGGTTGATATCGAGCTCGACATGCCGGTCTCCAAGCCGGACAAGCGTTGCCGAAACAACCCCCGGCGTGATCGCCGCCAGCAGTTCCGGGTGGTTCCCCAGGGCCCCCCCGGCCGTTTCGCCGATTGGCGCTTTCCCCTCGAGGCCGAGTATCCGCATGGCGGCGGGATTGATCTCGACGATGCTCAAATCGGACGAGAGCGCGATGATTCCGTCCTTCATGATCGAGAGCAGGGAATCGCGCGAAACGGGACCCGACGACAGAAACCGGAAGCGGGAAACGGCGAGCGACAGAATGAGACCGGTAACGGAAAAAGCCGCGGGGGTGATGTCAAGGCCGGGCACGGGCGAAAAGCCCGCCACGTACACGATGTTCCCGGCGAAGGGCGCGAGCGAGCCCAGAAGGAGCAGGCGCGTCTGCATCGAATACAGGTGGTTCAGGCGGACTGCGGCGCGGGCGAGCATCACGATGGCCATTAAAATGAGAAGGTAACTGTATGCAATCTGGAAGAAGAACCAGGGACCATGGCCGAAAACGCCGGTCGTTCCATACGCGGTCTCGGTGGGAGTGATGGACGACCACACCAGGCCGTGCAGGTGGTTGGTGGCCGCCAGGGCGATTGACAGCATGGGAACGATGAAGAGCGCATACCGCCACAGCCGGCCGACACGCGCTTCGAGCCAGGTAAAGGAGAGGACAAACAGAAAAAAGAAGACCGGGGTGGTCTGGCTGCCCAGGTACGAGACAACCGACCAGAACTGCATATGGCGACTGTCGGGAACCATGTGCACCATGGCCTCGGTGACGGCCCACAGGCATACCGCGGCCATCAGCAGCGCCATATAGCTGTTTCCGCGAACGTCGCGCCGGCGCCACGCGCGGACTGCGAGCGCGACTGCGAGCAGGGCGGGGACGGCGTGTATAAGCAATATCGGGCCTGGCTGCACGGCGATTCGCCTTCCAGTGGACGGGTAACGTTCTTCTATTATTCGAGTATAATGGAATTTCCCACAGGGGGCAAGTAAATTACGTGGTGTCGGTAGTCAGGATTGATATTACGGTCCGACGGTAATGCCCGTGGGTGTGTTTGAAAGCCGTAGAAACCGCTCTATGCCCGAATTCGGCCTGTCCAGATCGGCCCGGTAGATGCTGTTGTCGCCGCTCGAGGTCCAGTATATTTTTCTCTCTTTTAAGTCAAGGGCGAGTTTCTGCATTTCAAATCCCGAGGCGGCCACCCAGTCAGTTCTATTATTGACATTGAGATCGGCCCGTCTGATGGACAATGCCGCGGTAGTGTTGTTCACATAATAAATATGTCCGCCGCTGCCGTCGACTGCAATGCCGCTGAAGGGAATTGATGGGTCTGTGAATCCGTTATCCGTAATCGGCCACACGACTGAATTGATGGCATCAAGCTCGCCAGCGTACACCCGCCCGGTGCTGCCACTGCCGAAGGCGAGAGGGTAAAGGTTCCAATATGATCCCGCTGTATAATAAAATTTCCGGTTTATCGCATCGATGGATATACCGTATGCATATGGACGAGCGGGATCGTCAATGGACCACCAGCCCTGCTGCCCCGTTGCCGGAATTGTAAGGTTCGCGCGATTTATTTCAAGACGGTCTGGGGCTGATCTGTAACGATTCCAATAGATTTTCCTTCCTGCCGGATCTATGGCAATGGCGGTTGGTCCATGGTTCAGAGAACCTGGTACATCGATGTAGAGTTCCTCGCCGTCGCCGTTCAGTCCGATCCGCCTGATCTGGTATCGGCTTCCGGTGAACTCGGTCCAGTACAGTTTTTTCCCATGCAGGTCGAGGGCGACATCGAGGGGAACGCGCGGCGCGAGGCTCACGATGGTTCGCATTCCGGTGCCGTTGGAGCGGATCACAGTTATATCGCCGTCCGACTCGGTCCAGTATATGGAGCTATCATCATCCAGCAGTATTTCGAATTCCGATCCGCAGTTAAGCAGGGCGGATGCGAAACAGAACATGATAGCGATACATCGTAACAGATACATGGCTCCCGGTCTTCTGGGTATATTCTCGGACAATTACGGGACATCAGTTTAAAATAATGCCAAACAATGGGAACACCAACACAAACAGTGCTATTAACAGAGTCGTTGCATAACCCTGGGGGGGTGTCTTGGGCCTTACAATAAATCCTTAGTTTTTGAAAGATTTAAATTGAGAAGCGATAACCCAGGCCGATGCCAAGACCCATTCCATACAGCGGGACGCTGCCGTCATAAATGTAGTCAAGCCTGATCTGGGGAAAGACGACGGCGTTATGAATAACGAATGTCGGTCCTGTGATACAGCCGGCGTGCCATTTGAGCGCCGCGACCCTCTTGTACCTGTTCTCGACAGTATAATGGCCGATGCCCAGTACCGGTGAAATCGTATACATGAAGCGGATGTCTCCGATTGAAAAAGGGAATTCCCACACCGGCCCCGATGATACGCGTGGGCCATTAATAGACTTGACGCCTTTTTTCGAGGTAAAATATCCGACCTCGCTTCGAATTCCGGTGATCCCCGTATTTTTGATGTCGGGAACCCACTTCGTAAGGGCATCGCTTTTCAGCGGGACATCCGCCGTCAGCATGACGCCGGAGCTGTGAGGCATTATTCCGCCCAATTTCCCGGCGTTGAAAATATAGAACGGTGTAAGCATCAGTGTATACTGCACCGGAACGATTTTCTCTCCGCCCTTATCGAGTTTCCGGTCTTTGGCCCTCTCGAGCCCCGCCCGGTAGTTATTTTTCACCTCATTTTCATCAACACGTTTACCCTTCTTCTCGAATATCGATAAATCCTCCTTATAGCTGTCAGTTTCATGGATTTCCTTTATCTGCGCCATGTCAATGATGAAGACGCCGTGGTAATTTCCAAATATGATCTGTTTCGTTTTCTTTTCCAGTATCTTACCGTTGAGAACCATATCGTCCTTCGTTACGATTATGTCCGCATGGAGGCGGGAAAATGGAATATAAAGGAGGGCGATCATGGAAATGAAAAGCTTCTTCACATACATTGTTTTAGCTTCGCTCTGATGCGCGCTTAGTATTTGTTTACACTGCGTCCCATAAAATTTACGGGTAAATATAAATGCCATTATCCACCTGACGGTCTGCCAGATGGAGAGCGCAAACCATTCAAAGATCCAAGCGCAAGTGAGATTAACAGCGTATTCACATGTGGAGAGGTTCTCTCACGAATGCAACCATTAATTTTTGGATATGATTTTAAAAGGATCACCAATAAGCACTCCGGCGAAAAGGGTCTTCGGGTCTTGTCAATGCGAAATCGCATGAGCATCATGCTTCTTGTACGGACAGCAGAGAAACAAGGTCCTGGAGATATCGCCTGTTCTCTGCAAAGCAAAACGAATCTGCGGTATCATCCGGGACTGGAATCCGTTTCGCGCAATAATTTATTCTGTGCCCCGAAAAATCGACCAGCGGAAATATTTGGAAGGACCTTTCGCCGGCCCCGCCCCGGGCGAGTCCTTCGGTGAACTCGAATTCCTCGAGAACGCGCCGCGCAAAGCGGCGGCCTTCATCGAGGAGGAATCGGTGCTTCTGCGCTTTCCCGCGGTGGGCATCGCGATGGCCGATCTTCTCCGCGACTACCCCTATGTCGCCGCGCGCATGCTCCACCGGTTACCCGGGATTATCGCCGGGCAAATATGGAACGTCAAACAGCTCCTCAACGAAAGGACCGGCCTTTGCAACGAGACCTCTCCGCGCGGGGACTTCGTCAACCTCCTGCCCCGTCCCGGCGGCGGGGCGGCGCTCCTGATGATAAAGCCCGACAACTTCAAGGAGATCAACGACCGCTACACTCACGAGGCGGGCGATCATGTATTCAAGCTCATGGCGATCTTTCCGCAGTCGGAGCTCGGGGAGAACGATATCGGCGTGCGCCACCGTGGCGACGAGTTCGCCGCGGTGCTGGCCGACGCGGGTCGCGATGAGGCGCTTGAGCGTTCGCTCGCCAACCGAGGTCGCGCCGGCCCGTCCTGAGCTTGTCGAAGAAAGGTGGGAGGATTCGTTTAGCAACCGGCAACCAGCCGGTCCCCCGCTACGTCGCCGTCCTGTTCTTCCCCATTCGTTTGGCCAGGTACATGGCCCTGTCGGCGCACTCGAGGAGCGCATCGGCGGTATCGCCCTCGGCCAGCTCGGCAACGCCGAGGCTGACCGTGACGGTTTCGACCTGTTTTTTACCGGTGATGAGGGGCTCGGCGGCGAAGCGCGTGCGTATGCGCTCGGCCGTGCCGAGCGCATACGCCTTCGTGGTGCCGGGCATGATGATAACGAACTCCTCGCCGCCGTAGCGGCATGCCACGTCGACCTCGCGCGTGACGGCCCGGATGGTCGCCGCCAGGCGCATTAGGACCATGTCGCCGAAGCCGTGACCGTTGCGGTCGTTGACCGCCTTGAAGTCGTCCAGGTCGAGCATCACAAGCGAGAGCGGCTGCGCCAGGCGCTGCGAGTGTTGAATCTCGCTCTCGAGCTTGCTCTGCAGATAACGGCGATTGAAAAGCCCCGTGAGGCTGTCGGTGATGCTGAGCTCCATGTAGCGCTTCTGCGACTTCTCGAAAAACTCCTTTTCCTCCTTGAGCGTCCGTATGCGGTCGGCCAGCGCGAGTGACAGCAGGAGCGATTCCGCCGCCATCCCCAGAGCCACGCCGTTCACGCTCCAGAATGCCACCGGCAGCACCTTAAGTCCCATAAGCGCGAAGGTCACCCCGCCGCTCGCGAGAAACGACCACGCCAGGATGTAATACCTCGCCGGCGCGAAACCCTGCCGGAGGCGCAGCAGTGCCGCGACGATGACCGCGATGGGCAGCAGCAGCCCGCCGACATGCGAGAGACCGAATGCCGCGCGGTGCCATCCGATGACGCCCGCCGCCCCAACGAGCGCGCCCATCGAGGCGAGCGCTCCCATGACCACGTTGACGCGCGGGAGGTTCTTTCGGAGGGAGAGGAACGACATGGAGAAGACGCCACCCCACAGCTGCACGCCGCCCACCAGCACCCACAGAAGGCCGAGGTCGACCCCGGGAGACCGGCCGAAAAACATTTTGGTGTGCCCCTGCACGTGGAACTGCCAGGCGAGCGCGGAGGCCATGTACAGGATGTAATACAGGTAGGCCCTGTCCCTCAGCGAGGCGAAGATGAAGAAGTTATACGCGATCATGCCGAGGAGGATTCCATAGATGATACCGAACGCCAGGAAGTATAAAACGTCCCGCTGCCGGAGCGCGATCGTGCGCCACAGGTTGAAGCGTACGGTAACGTCCATCGAGCTTTCGAGGCGCAGATACAGGTGCGCGCCGTGCGGCACACCCGGCGGAATCTCGAAGAGATAAAAGCGCGAGGATATCACGTCCTTCCGCGTCGGGCGAAGCGAGCCGGTATGCGCGACGGTATAGGTATGCGCACCTCCGGGGGCCCCGAGCGGCAGATACAGGTCGATTTTTTCGAGGATGATGGAGAAGCTCGGCTCAACCTCGAATACGCATCCGGCGGCCTTTTCGTCCAGGCGGAAGCGCAGCCACACGCGCGGCGCGGCGCGTGTTATATCGAGGCGCGGTCCCTCGAGCCGGGTGAAACGATCGGCGTTTCCGGGCGATGTTATTTCGTCGATCGAAAGGGGATGGTCTGCTTCAATGAAGAACTCCACGTCGGGGCCCGCAAGTCGCGAAACGCCGCCACTGCCGGGAAACATGGCATCGGCGGCGCGGGCTGCGGCCGTAATGTCGCAGCAAAGTATCGCGACGATGAGGTATGAGCGTTTTAATCCCGGCATCAGGTTCCCGGCTGCTCCTTGCATTCGCGTGCGGGATCATCGTACAGGGCGGGGCCGGGCATGTCAATCATTGATTTGGGAGCGTGTTGTCGCGGCCGCTCCCTGAAAGCAGAGTCATATTTTAATAAATGGTCCTGTATTGTAATGCCCAACAATGCCAGTCATGTCGAAATGAGAATGAAGAAAACAAACTGCCTTAAAAAGCCGGGACTTCCCCCGCCCGCGGCGAAGGAAGTCCCGATTACGCGAGGCATTGAGGCTGTTGTAATAAAACCGCGTGCTCAGGCTCGGGGAA
The DNA window shown above is from Spirochaetota bacterium and carries:
- a CDS encoding histidine kinase N-terminal 7TM domain-containing protein, with protein sequence MQPGPILLIHAVPALLAVALAVRAWRRRDVRGNSYMALLMAAVCLWAVTEAMVHMVPDSRHMQFWSVVSYLGSQTTPVFFFLFVLSFTWLEARVGRLWRYALFIVPMLSIALAATNHLHGLVWSSITPTETAYGTTGVFGHGPWFFFQIAYSYLLILMAIVMLARAAVRLNHLYSMQTRLLLLGSLAPFAGNIVYVAGFSPVPGLDITPAAFSVTGLILSLAVSRFRFLSSGPVSRDSLLSIMKDGIIALSSDLSIVEINPAAMRILGLEGKAPIGETAGGALGNHPELLAAITPGVVSATLVRLGDRHVELDINPLPARPGAPPGRMLVLRDVTSRRRAEEALRASEERFRDLVDLLPIGIYESDSEARITYVNRAAMDMFGFSSKNILPGDFRTVDILSPAAREKWPLIRRMLATRGIALNLELEAMRADGTTFPVIVNACSIDPDDFLRGTRGVIIDITERKSAETALTEREKRLSAIFDNAGAGMDLVNADGRFLKVNKALADMLGYTVDELEGMYVTEVTHPDDMRASGEKLRALQSGEVDAYQMDKRYIRRDGTIIWISLSVTPIRNTDGGTEAIIGLISDITDRVAVEDALRAAKEAAEEASRVKSEFLANMSHEIRTPLNGIIGLAHLALKTGLTDRQRDYLDKIGASAKMLSGIINDLLDFSKIEAGRIELEEVDFSLDDILKNLLAVLGRPAEEKGLEIFLHITAGMPLALRGDPLRLQQVLFNLLSNAVKFTHHGEVVLRVEAPVRPGDGADRRISVRFTVRDTGIGIPVEDQAKIFQSFTQADTAITRRYGGTGLGLSISKRLVELMGGEIGFTSVPGSGSRFYFTVPLEMRKPGEPALRRTAEFGKLRLLVVDDSDTSLEILDESLTFFGFTVTTARSGAEALSLIEGNPPGFFDLALIDWKMPDLDGIETAARIRALSKKMRVPEIIIVSAYDPDIVRERSGKVGVRRVLPKPVTPSVLLESVMEALGISGRSPERVRGDKLAVAAKARYTGKAVLLVEDDPISRQVVRELLKPEGIDVVEAVDGARAIELLEQGLFDLVFMDVQMPVMDGLEATTRIRADARYRDLPIVAMTAYAMRGDRDRCLEVGMNDHLPKPVDPDALFAALSRWLGPGTAAENAAGVKETHPAEAGAALSGIDMEFALHRMRGDEGFLRQLVAQFCDLYANAPAVIGKHLEAGETYDARRLAHSINGSAGTLGALRLQKSAAALEKVIADGGADIAAPLSDFGRELGVVLANRAPSLKDDEIKHAAPSTGPAEALGLLARLQRETAAGSYGALDTFAALKRAWPGRAPKDLAELDNALARFDNESAISLIARLEKKLNGGRS
- a CDS encoding diguanylate cyclase, giving the protein MEGPFAGPAPGESFGELEFLENAPRKAAAFIEEESVLLRFPAVGIAMADLLRDYPYVAARMLHRLPGIIAGQIWNVKQLLNERTGLCNETSPRGDFVNLLPRPGGGAALLMIKPDNFKEINDRYTHEAGDHVFKLMAIFPQSELGENDIGVRHRGDEFAAVLADAGRDEALERSLANRGRAGPS
- a CDS encoding diguanylate cyclase, with the protein product MPGLKRSYLIVAILCCDITAAARAADAMFPGSGGVSRLAGPDVEFFIEADHPLSIDEITSPGNADRFTRLEGPRLDITRAAPRVWLRFRLDEKAAGCVFEVEPSFSIILEKIDLYLPLGAPGGAHTYTVAHTGSLRPTRKDVISSRFYLFEIPPGVPHGAHLYLRLESSMDVTVRFNLWRTIALRQRDVLYFLAFGIIYGILLGMIAYNFFIFASLRDRAYLYYILYMASALAWQFHVQGHTKMFFGRSPGVDLGLLWVLVGGVQLWGGVFSMSFLSLRKNLPRVNVVMGALASMGALVGAAGVIGWHRAAFGLSHVGGLLLPIAVIVAALLRLRQGFAPARYYILAWSFLASGGVTFALMGLKVLPVAFWSVNGVALGMAAESLLLSLALADRIRTLKEEKEFFEKSQKRYMELSITDSLTGLFNRRYLQSKLESEIQHSQRLAQPLSLVMLDLDDFKAVNDRNGHGFGDMVLMRLAATIRAVTREVDVACRYGGEEFVIIMPGTTKAYALGTAERIRTRFAAEPLITGKKQVETVTVSLGVAELAEGDTADALLECADRAMYLAKRMGKNRTAT